In Vidua chalybeata isolate OUT-0048 chromosome 5, bVidCha1 merged haplotype, whole genome shotgun sequence, one genomic interval encodes:
- the TMEM52B gene encoding transmembrane protein 52B, with amino-acid sequence MHNLDVICFVVGSFLWFPHVRGEEGCLNAELCSGTEWDRLWYIWLVLVIGGLLLLCGLVSVCLRCCFQCHQTGDEAGPQPYEITVIAFDHDSTLQSTITSLHSVFGPAARRILAVAHSHNAAQGTPPLSPSDTPPVYEEALHMSRFTVAKAGQKVPDLDPVPEEKPQAPAEGRDTQLALPRH; translated from the exons ATGCATAACTTAGACGTGATCTGCTTTGTTGTAGGGAGTTTCTTATGG TTCCCCCACGTGAGAGGTGAGGAAGGCTGCCTTAACGCTGAACT CTGTTCAGGTACAGAATGGGACCGTCTGTGGTATATCTG GCTGGTGCTGGTGATCGGGGGGCTCCTGCTTCTGTGTGGCCTGGTCTCTGTCTGCCTGAGGTGCTGCTTCCAGTGCCATCAGACAGGGGACGAGGCGGGTCCCCAGCCCTACGAGATCACCGTCATTGCGTTTGACCATGACAGCACCCTCCAGAGCACCATCACTT CTCTCCACTCAGTGTTTGGGCCTGCTGCCAGGAGGATATTAGCCGTGGCACACTCCCACAATGCTGCCCAGGGAACACCACCCCTCTCTCCATCAGACACCCCTCCAGTGTACGAAGAAGCTCTGCACATGAGCAGGTTCACTGTGGCCAAGGCGGGGCAGAAGGTGCCAGACCTGGATCCAGTGCCGGAGGAAAAGCCGCAGGCGCCTGCCgagggcagggacacccagcTAGCCCTCCCACGACACTGA